In the Neomonachus schauinslandi chromosome 13, ASM220157v2, whole genome shotgun sequence genome, one interval contains:
- the LOC110581389 gene encoding protein NipSnap homolog 3A-like isoform X1 translates to MLVLRSGLTRALAAWKLAPQVCSSFATGPRQYDGTFYEFRTYCLKPSKMNEFLENVKKNIHLRTAHSELVGYWSVEFGGQMNKVFHIWKYDNFAHRTEVRKAVAKDKEWQQSVIPNLALIDEQETEITYLVPWSKLEKPAKEGVYELVIFQMKPGGPALWGDAFKRAINAHVDLGYSKLVGVFHTEYGALNRVHVLWWNENADSRAAGRHQSHEDPRVVAAVRESVNYLVSQQNTLLIPTSFSPLK, encoded by the exons GTGTGCTCATCTTTTGCTACGGGCCCCAGACAATACGATGGAACATTCTATGAATTTCGTACCTATTGCCTTAAGCCCTCAAAGATGAATGAGTTTctggaaaatgttaagaaaaatatacatCTTCGGACAGCTCACTCTGAATTGGTTGGATACTGGAGTGTAGAATTTGGAGGCCAAATGAATAAAGTGTTTCATATTTGGAAGTATG ATAATTTTGCTCATCGAACTGAAGTTCGGAAAGCCGTGGCCAAAGATAAGGAATGGCAACAATCTGTCATTCCAAATCTGGCTCTCATAGATGAACAAGAGACTGAGATCACTTACCTGGTGCCATGGAGCAAATTAGAAAAGCCTGCAAAAGAAG GAGTCTATGAACTggttatttttcagatgaagccAGGTGGGCCAGCTTTGTGGGGTGATGCATTTAAAAGGGCAATTAATGCCCATGTGGATCTAGGCTACTCAAAACTAGTTGGAGTTTTCCACACAGAATATGGAGCACTCAACAGAG TTCATGTTCTTTGGTGGAATGAGAATGCAGACAGTCGTGCGGCTGGGAGACATCAGTCTCATGAGGATCCCAGGGTTGTGGCAGCTG TTCGGGAGAGTGTCAATTACCTCGTGTCTCAGCAGAATACGCTTCTGATCCCTACATCATTTTCACCTCTAAAATAG
- the LOC110581389 gene encoding protein NipSnap homolog 3A-like isoform X2, with protein MLVLRSGLTRALAAWKLAPQVCSSFATGPRQYDGTFYEFRTYCLKPSKMNEFLENVKKNIHLRTAHSELVGYWSVEFGGQMNKVFHIWKYDNFAHRTEVRKAVAKDKEWQQSVIPNLALIDEQETEITYLVPWSKLEKPAKEVHVLWWNENADSRAAGRHQSHEDPRVVAAVRESVNYLVSQQNTLLIPTSFSPLK; from the exons GTGTGCTCATCTTTTGCTACGGGCCCCAGACAATACGATGGAACATTCTATGAATTTCGTACCTATTGCCTTAAGCCCTCAAAGATGAATGAGTTTctggaaaatgttaagaaaaatatacatCTTCGGACAGCTCACTCTGAATTGGTTGGATACTGGAGTGTAGAATTTGGAGGCCAAATGAATAAAGTGTTTCATATTTGGAAGTATG ATAATTTTGCTCATCGAACTGAAGTTCGGAAAGCCGTGGCCAAAGATAAGGAATGGCAACAATCTGTCATTCCAAATCTGGCTCTCATAGATGAACAAGAGACTGAGATCACTTACCTGGTGCCATGGAGCAAATTAGAAAAGCCTGCAAAAGAAG TTCATGTTCTTTGGTGGAATGAGAATGCAGACAGTCGTGCGGCTGGGAGACATCAGTCTCATGAGGATCCCAGGGTTGTGGCAGCTG TTCGGGAGAGTGTCAATTACCTCGTGTCTCAGCAGAATACGCTTCTGATCCCTACATCATTTTCACCTCTAAAATAG